One part of the Anopheles coustani chromosome 2, idAnoCousDA_361_x.2, whole genome shotgun sequence genome encodes these proteins:
- the LOC131264047 gene encoding zinc finger protein 853, producing the protein MPKPHARDQVCPMILAYHGSLPDNEPLETQSMFQFQHWDKCLRESQSYHCDEYSRIVFVSVIALKIDALDFHLIHRRCSRTTDLMTMADGSYDPMGHIQTGRPHAYYLCQAAAVALEQQQQQEQHHHRHHHQQQQQQQQQQQEHSNPVRSRPSSDDGHENNNNLPAAANNNLFCSEQKKHKRKRLSAVLDKLHNGGTVVNHNNNNVGEGQPFKVKCGDSRSSAEDSAEDSVFPYSASPRISVSPLRLSEVDENVPQQMTKKVQRAQHQALPVGGHDQQLPSPSQQHQAKLNALQQAMVPLQPSHNKQDDSQSMYKQLQYFNPLALFNYLPEPTKLLYQEFAARQRSHSDSDLQQQQQLEQQKLQQLDQRSLQSPTQAGPKKKRASHGSAGTGGRGSQKRPQAASRRNSNASSSSGSAPLDPQEHPLDLSMKSTGSGSRPSLHAESPTLLTTVIKEEPVIKDESPPPPPMPGSPFPSGMIVKREHFPELRQSPAFEHLTNGAGLSVVPSMTGPGGFNLNVSPVVEAMPPGSDVAYMCPVCGQLFSLQDRLAKHMASRHKSRTGATDITKSYMCEVCQRSFARSDMLTRHMRLHTGVKPYSCKVCGQIFSRSDHLSTHQRTHTGEKPYKCPQCPYAACRRDMITRHMRTHTRHEIQRGGGGGGGGSNGGSTSPLMDQKSLLLPLVNLSTGRGLKKEGAFGGVSANYALEATTES; encoded by the exons ATCGATGCCCTTGATTTTCACTTGATCCACCGGCGCTGCAGCAGAACGACAGACCTAATGACTATGGCGGATGGCAGTTATGACCCAATGGGGCACATCCAAACGGGTCGTCCACACGCGTACTACCTGTGCCAGGCGGCAGCGGTCGCgctggagcagcagcagcagcaggagcagcaccatcaccgccatcatcaccaacagcagcagcagcagcagcaacagcagcaggaacAC TCGAACCCGGTCCGGTCGCGCCCATCCTCGGACGATGGACacgagaacaacaacaacctgcCCGCGGCCGCCAACAACAATCTGTTCTGCTCGGAGCAGAAGAAGCACAAGCGGAAACGGCTGTCGGCGGTGCTGGACAAGCTGCACAACGGCGGCACGGTGgtcaaccacaacaacaacaatgtcGGCGAGGGTCAGCCGTTTAAGGTCAAGTGTGGCGATTCGCGCTCGAGCGCCGAAGACTCCGCCGAGGACTCGGTGTTTCCGTACTCCGCTAGTCCGCGCATCAGCGTCAGCCCGTTGCGCCTGTCCGAGGTCGATGAGAATGTGCCACAGCAGATGACGAAGAAGGTGCAGCGCGCCCAGCACCAGGCGCTGCCGGTGGGCGGCCACGACCAGCAGCTTCCGTCACCTTCGCAGCAGCATCAGGCCAAGCTGAATGCGCTCCAGCAGGCGATGGTGCCACTGCAGCCCTCCCACAACAAGCAGGACGATTCGCAGAGCATGTACAAGCAGCTGCAGTATTTCAACCCGCTGGCCCTGTTCAACTACCTGCCCGAGCCGACGAAGCTCCTCTACCAGGAGTTTGCCGCCCGCCAGCGAAGCCATTCCGACTCCgacctccagcagcagcagcaactggaGCAGCAGAAGCTGCAGCAGCTGGACCAGCGGAGTCTTCAGTCACCGACGCAGGCCGGGCCGAAGAAGAAACGGGCCAGCCATGGGAGCGCGGGAACCGGCGGCCGGGGTTCGCAGAAGCGTCCTCAGGCGGCAAGCAGACGGAACAGCAATGCGAGTAGCAGCAGCGGAAGTGCCCCACTCGACCCGCAGGAACATCCGCTCGATCTGTCCATGAAGTCGACCGGCAGCGGCAGCCGGCCCTCGCTGCACGCCGAGTCGCCGACTCTCCTGACGACTGTGATCAAGGAGGAGCCCGTGATCAAGGACGAGTCTCCTCCGCCGCCCCCCATGCCCGGCTCCCCGTTCCCATCGGGAATGATCGTCAAACGCGAGCACTTCCCCGAGCTGCGCCAATCGCCCGCCTTCGAGCATCTCACCAACGGTGCCGGCCTGTCGGTGGTTCCGTCGATGACCGGCCCGGGTGGCTTCAACCTGAACGTGTCGCCCGTCGTCGAGGCCATGCCACCCGGGTCCGACGTGGCTTACATGTGTCCCGTGTGCGGGCAGCTGTTCTCCCTGCAAGACCGACTCGCGAAGCATATGGCGTCCCGGCACAAGAGCCGCACCGGTGCCACCGACATCACCAAGTCGTACATGTGCGAGGTGTGCCAGCGGTCGTTCGCCCGCTCGGACATGCTGACGCGCCACATGCGCCTCCACACCGGCGTTAAGCCGTACTCGTGCAAGGTGTGCGGGCAGATCTTCTCGCGATCGGACCATCTCTCCACGCACCAGCGGACGCACACCGGCGAGAAGCCGTACAAGTGTCCGCAGTGCCCGTACGCCGCCTGCCGCCGGGACATGATCACGCGGCATATGCGCACCCACACCCGGCACGAAATACAgcgcggtggcggcggtggtggtggtggatcgAACGGTGGCAGTACCAGCCCACTGATGGACCAGAAGTCACTCCTGCTACCGCTGGTGAACCTCAGCACGGGCCGGGGCCTCAAGAAGGAGGGTGCGTTCGGAGGTGTCAGCGCCAACTACGCCCTGGAAGCGACGACTGAATCGTAG